In Papio anubis isolate 15944 chromosome 17, Panubis1.0, whole genome shotgun sequence, the following are encoded in one genomic region:
- the LOC101010199 gene encoding keratin-associated protein 3-2, whose translation MPNRLENLSEKGCHKQNRKPSSWTNAHLGGYIRALTREETFVPHQPHLSKKLKANQTPIAMDCCASRSCSVPTGPATTICTFDKSCRCGVCLPSTCPHTVWLLEPTCCDNCPPPCYIPQPCVPTCFLLNSCQPTPGLETLNLTTFTQPCCEPCLPRSC comes from the coding sequence ATGCCAAACAGATTAGAGAATCTCAGTGAAAAAGGGTGCCATAAACAAAACAGGAAGCCTTCCAGCTGGACCAATGCCCACTTGGGAGGGTATATAAGAGCCCTAACAAGAGAGGAGACATTTGTACCTCACCAACCTCATCTGTCTAAGAAACTGAAAGCTAACCAGACACCGATTGCCATGGATTGCTGTGCCTCTCGCAGCTGCAGTGTCCCCACCGGGCCCGCCACCACCATCTGCACCTTCGACAAATCCTGCCGCTGCGGAGTCTGCCTGCCCAGCACCTGCCCACACACGGTTTGGTTACTGGAGCCCACCTGCTGTGACAACTGTCCCCCACCCTGCTACATTCCTCAGCCCTGCGTGCCCACCTGCTTCCTGCTCAACTCTTGCCAGCCAACTCCAGGCCTGGAGACCCTCAACCTCACCACCTTCACTCAGCCCTGCTGTGAGCCctgcctcccaagaagctgcTGA